ACGGCAGATTGTTCACAAAAAAAAATTATTTCCACGTCTAATAACAAAATCTATGAAATGAGAATTCACAAAAGTTGTCAAGGAATCAAAATTATTCCTTCCAACATAGCAGTTTTCCTCCAACTCATTATAAACGAATAAACTATGTTTTGTTTTGGATATTTGATACTGGATATTGAGGTATTTTTAAAATAATTTCCCAATATCCAGTATCTTAATACCACAACCCCTTACTTAATCCACATTGTCATGCAAAAAAGGATTGCGTTTCTTAAACTCCAATTTATCCTTTTCGTCCTCCGTCAATGAGTACTTAGAAATATTCGACTCCGAAGAATGAGGCGTATCCTCCAACTGCACATTGCGGCGTTTGTAAGCTGGCTCATTCTCCAACTCCTTCAAATTGGCATTGGAAGGTGACTGCAATTTCATACTCAAACCACGCAAACGTTTTCTACGCTCCATAAATACCTTCATTCGTTCCTCCTCCGTGCTATACGTCTTTCCAAACCGCTTTGAATCAAAATGCGGATTACCCGTTTTTTCATCCTCCTCCATTGGAGTCATTTCCTGCTTAGGCGCAATACGTTTGTAGCGTTGCGGATTGAAGCTAAAATCCTCCTCAGGCTCTTCCCTTTGCGGCTCCTTCAATACAGGCTCTCTCGAAACCACTGTTTTTGGAGTCACAGGTTGTTCGTCATCCAAGCTAATCACCACACGCTCAGGTTTGCTAGCCTTGCGGGCCTCCTTTGTTTCAAAACCCGTAGCGATTACCGTCACGCTGATGCGATCCTCCAAAGATTCATCCGAGCAATTACCCCAGATAACCTCTGACGTATAGCCCGCAGCCTCTTGAATATAGCTCGTGATCTCGCTTACTTCGTCCATCAATACCTCTTTTGTACCAGAAGTAATGTTCAACAAAATATGCTGTGCACCACGAATATCGTTTTCGCTCAACAATGGAGAAGCCAAAGCCTGCTTCACTGCCTTCAATGCACGGTCATCACCAACCGCCATTCCAGAACCCATAATCGCCACACCGCTATTACGCATCACCGTGCTAACATCTTCAAAATCCACGTTCACATAACCAGGAACGGTGATAATTTCTGCAATACCCCTTGCAGCCGTTGCCAAGACATCGTCCGCTTTCGCAAAAGCCTCAGAAAGAGACAAATTGCCGTAAAGCTCCCGCATCTTGTCATTAGAAATCACAATCAAAGCATCCACATTCTCCTTCAATTCTTCAATTCCTTTGTCTGCCTGACGGATACGTTTACCTCCTTCAAAAAAGAAAGGAGTCGTCACAATACCCACGGTCAAAATGCCCAACTCGCGAGCCGCACGAGCTACCACAGGCGCACCTCCAGTACCCGTACCACCGCCCATACCAGCGGTAATAAAAATCATTTTCGTATCCTTACCCAATGCCTGTTTGATATCGTCCATAGACTCCAAAGTTGCATTGCGTCCTACTTCGGGTTGCGAACCTGCGCCACGACCTTCGGTAAGACCAGGTCCCAGTTGAATTTTGTTGGGAATTTGGTTCTGCTCCAATGCTTGTTCATCCGTATTGCAGATCATAAAGTTCACACCTACAATACCTTGCTTGAACATGTGCGTCACAGCATTGCTTCCGCCTCCACCTACACCGATTACCTTGATGATGGAGTTTTCTTCTTTTGGTAAATCAAATTGTATAGACATAGTTTATTATTTTTTCGTTTACAATTTATTTTTTTAGGTTTAAATAATTTTGAGTGGAATTGCTATATGGTTGTATGGTTCTATGGTTCTATGGTTCTATGGTTCTATGGTTCTATGGTTGAATTGTTGTATGACTTTGAACAAGAATTAACTACGGAAAATAATTTTCTGTACTTGGTGTACTCATTGCTAAATCCGCATATTTTTTTTTGTAAACTATTCTTGTTCAAAGCGTTATTGATAAAGTCACAAATCAATAAAGCCATCTAACCATTTAACAATTCAACCATTTAGCAATAAAGCCATTAATCATAATCATTCATATCTCCTTCCAACCATTCTTTGCTCTTGCGAACCAAATTGTCCCACCAAGAGCCAGAAGATTTAGAAGCATTGGATTCCTCGTGGTAAATATCCTGAAAATCATCTTTTGGACGTTCCATTGGAGTTTGTGTTGATACCACTTCTGTCACATCTTCCTCTTCCACCACAGGCTCTTGCACCACATCCACAGCACCCACGGGTTCTGCATCTTCCATTGCCATGATAATCAAACCCACCGCCGTAGCATACATCGGGTCGTTCAAATCTCGGTAATTGGGATTCACCAAATGTTCGCTCGGCAAACCCACACGCGCATCCATGCCACTGACAAACTGGGTCAAAAAGTCCAAAAACTTCAACCTCGCACCGCCACCAGTCGCCACAATACCGCCAATCAATTTATTCTCA
The Chitinophagales bacterium genome window above contains:
- the ftsZ gene encoding cell division protein FtsZ, with protein sequence MSIQFDLPKEENSIIKVIGVGGGGSNAVTHMFKQGIVGVNFMICNTDEQALEQNQIPNKIQLGPGLTEGRGAGSQPEVGRNATLESMDDIKQALGKDTKMIFITAGMGGGTGTGGAPVVARAARELGILTVGIVTTPFFFEGGKRIRQADKGIEELKENVDALIVISNDKMRELYGNLSLSEAFAKADDVLATAARGIAEIITVPGYVNVDFEDVSTVMRNSGVAIMGSGMAVGDDRALKAVKQALASPLLSENDIRGAQHILLNITSGTKEVLMDEVSEITSYIQEAAGYTSEVIWGNCSDESLEDRISVTVIATGFETKEARKASKPERVVISLDDEQPVTPKTVVSREPVLKEPQREEPEEDFSFNPQRYKRIAPKQEMTPMEEDEKTGNPHFDSKRFGKTYSTEEERMKVFMERRKRLRGLSMKLQSPSNANLKELENEPAYKRRNVQLEDTPHSSESNISKYSLTEDEKDKLEFKKRNPFLHDNVD